One part of the Ranitomeya imitator isolate aRanImi1 chromosome 10, aRanImi1.pri, whole genome shotgun sequence genome encodes these proteins:
- the LSR gene encoding lipolysis-stimulated lipoprotein receptor isoform X1 — translation MAERGGCCPALLCLLVLAGSASAMLVTVKNPFNVVILFQPITLQCSYDTSSLTPPIVTWKFKSYCRDRIADAFSSSSSMDSTTNNLMQQAGYNPYVECQDSSRTVRIVATKQSNTVTLGQYYQGRQITINNNADLTFDHTAWGDSGVYYCTVFSAQDLTGNNEAYAELMVLDWLFVVLVVLAGFFLVLMIGICWCQCCPHTCCCYVRCPCCPEKCCCPRALYEAGKAATSGVPSMYAPSVYAPSMYSHQVKMAPPPGSVVKMYNGYDYDAASSVGGHSSQAPLLRDNDAPVSVRSGYRIQANQQDDSMRVLYYMEKELANFDPTRPGPQNGRFENTCAMSEVSSLHEDDHRNNLRNDLGRLRNQAMSPIQDIELESLPESGYRRPPQRPHDYNDDLYRGERRARTRSMDDLDDLERRDRYRDPPDNRSRGRRSSEDDDSSRGYGRGRDARSPDPRDEYYGGKRSRSRDDLRDYDRSRQDPEYDDRFLEDALRRKQQQRAGSRDGLDSVANSSRSEGRRNNRRNDDDDDFPPPPPPYTESESVSSRGKKLKKGEALSRESLIV, via the exons ATGGCGGAGCGGGGCGGCTGCTGTCCGGCGCTGCTGTGTCTGCTCGTCCTGGCAG GCAGCGCCTCGGCCATGCTGGTAACCGTGAAGAATCCCTTCAACGTGGTCATCTTGTTCCAGCCCATCACGCTGCAGTGCTCGTACGACACCAGCTCGCTGACGCCCCCTATTGTCACCTGGAAGTTCAAGTCCTACTGTAGGGACCGGATCGCGGACgccttcagctccagctccagcatgGACTCCACCACCAACAACCTGATGCAGCAGGCCGGCTACAACCCGTACGTGGAGTGCCAGGACAGCAGCAGGACCGTGCGGATCGTGGCCACCAAGCAAAGCAACACGGTCACCTTGGGGCAGTACTACCAGGGGCGCCAAATCACCATCAATAACA ATGCAGATCTCACCTTCGATCATACGGCCTGGGGAGACAGCGGCGTCTACTACTGTACAGTGTTCTCTGCGCAGGACCTGACCGGGAACAACGAAGCCTACGCCGAGCTCATGGTACTGG ACTGGCTTTTCGTGGTACTTGTCGTCCTCGCTGGATTTTTCCTCGTGCTCATGATTGGCATCTGCTGGTGCCAGTGCTGCCCACACACCTGCTGCTGCTACGTGCGGTGCCCGTGCTGCCCTGAGAAGTGCTGCTGCCCCAGAGCTC TATATGAAGCCGGGAAGGCGGCCACTTCCGGGGTACCCAGCATGTATGCCCCCAGTGTCTACGCTCCTTCCATGTACTCCCACCAGGTGAAGATGGCGCCACCGCCAGGATCTGTCGTAAAGATGTACAATGGCTATGATTACGACGCAGCGAGCTCCG TGGGCGGACACAGCTCTCAGGCGCCGCTTCTTCGGGACAACGATGCACCAGTATCTG ttcgaAGTGGATACCGCATCCAGGCCAACCAGCAGGACGATTCTATGAGGGTCCTCTACTACATGGAGAAGGAGCTGGCGAACTTCGATCCCACCAGACCGGGACCTCAAAATGGCAGATTTGAGAACA CATGTGCAATGAGTGAGGTCAGCTCGTTACACGAGGACGATCACCGAAATAACCTGCGTAACGATCTCGGCCGTTTGCGGAATCAGGCCATGTCTCCGATCCAGGACATCGAGTTGGAAAGTCTCCCGGAGAGCGGCTACCGCCGTCCCCCGCAGCGACCACACGACTACAACGACGACTTGTACCGCGGCGAGAGGCGAGCGCGTACCCGATCCATGGACGACTTGGACGACCTGGAGAGAAGAGATCGGTACCGCGACCCTCCTGACAACCGAAGCCGAGGAAGACGAAGCTCGGAAGATGACGACAGCAGCAGAGGCTACGGCCGGGGAAGAGACGCACGCTCCCCGGACCCCCGCGACGAGTATTACGGGGGTAAAAGGAGCAGGAGTAGAGACGACCTCCGGGATTACGACCGCTCCCGCCAGGACCCGGAGTATGACGACCGCTTCCTCGAAGACGCCCTGAGAAGGAAGCAGCAGCAGAGAGCTGGCAGCCGCGATGGATTGGATAGCGTCGCCAATTCCTCTCGCTCGGAAGGCAGAAGAAACAACCGCCGCAACGATGATGATGACGATTTCCCACCGCCACCTCCGCCGTATACCGAGAGCGAGTCTGTATCTTCACGAGGGAAGAAGCTGAAAAAG GGCGAAGCTCTGAGCCGGGAAAGTCTCATCGTGTGA
- the LSR gene encoding lipolysis-stimulated lipoprotein receptor isoform X2, with protein MAERGGCCPALLCLLVLAGSASAMLVTVKNPFNVVILFQPITLQCSYDTSSLTPPIVTWKFKSYCRDRIADAFSSSSSMDSTTNNLMQQAGYNPYVECQDSSRTVRIVATKQSNTVTLGQYYQGRQITINNNADLTFDHTAWGDSGVYYCTVFSAQDLTGNNEAYAELMVLGRTSEGSELLPDFQIDNMEDWLFVVLVVLAGFFLVLMIGICWCQCCPHTCCCYVRCPCCPEKCCCPRALYEAGKAATSGVPSMYAPSVYAPSMYSHQVKMAPPPGSVVKMYNGYDYDAASSVGGHSSQAPLLRDNDAPVSVRSGYRIQANQQDDSMRVLYYMEKELANFDPTRPGPQNGRFENTCAMSEVSSLHEDDHRNNLRNDLGRLRNQAMSPIQDIELESLPESGYRRPPQRPHDYNDDLYRGERRARTRSMDDLDDLERRDRYRDPPDNRSRGRRSSEDDDSSRGYGRGRDARSPDPRDEYYGGKRSRSRDDLRDYDRSRQDPEYDDRFLEDALRRKQQQRAGSRDGLDSVANSSRSEGRRNNRRNDDDDDFPPPPPPYTESESVSSRGKKLKKGEALSRESLIV; from the exons ATGGCGGAGCGGGGCGGCTGCTGTCCGGCGCTGCTGTGTCTGCTCGTCCTGGCAG GCAGCGCCTCGGCCATGCTGGTAACCGTGAAGAATCCCTTCAACGTGGTCATCTTGTTCCAGCCCATCACGCTGCAGTGCTCGTACGACACCAGCTCGCTGACGCCCCCTATTGTCACCTGGAAGTTCAAGTCCTACTGTAGGGACCGGATCGCGGACgccttcagctccagctccagcatgGACTCCACCACCAACAACCTGATGCAGCAGGCCGGCTACAACCCGTACGTGGAGTGCCAGGACAGCAGCAGGACCGTGCGGATCGTGGCCACCAAGCAAAGCAACACGGTCACCTTGGGGCAGTACTACCAGGGGCGCCAAATCACCATCAATAACA ATGCAGATCTCACCTTCGATCATACGGCCTGGGGAGACAGCGGCGTCTACTACTGTACAGTGTTCTCTGCGCAGGACCTGACCGGGAACAACGAAGCCTACGCCGAGCTCATGGTACTGG GCAGAACATCAGAGGGCTCTGAACTATTACCAGACTTTCAGATAGATAACATGGAAG ACTGGCTTTTCGTGGTACTTGTCGTCCTCGCTGGATTTTTCCTCGTGCTCATGATTGGCATCTGCTGGTGCCAGTGCTGCCCACACACCTGCTGCTGCTACGTGCGGTGCCCGTGCTGCCCTGAGAAGTGCTGCTGCCCCAGAGCTC TATATGAAGCCGGGAAGGCGGCCACTTCCGGGGTACCCAGCATGTATGCCCCCAGTGTCTACGCTCCTTCCATGTACTCCCACCAGGTGAAGATGGCGCCACCGCCAGGATCTGTCGTAAAGATGTACAATGGCTATGATTACGACGCAGCGAGCTCCG TGGGCGGACACAGCTCTCAGGCGCCGCTTCTTCGGGACAACGATGCACCAGTATCTG ttcgaAGTGGATACCGCATCCAGGCCAACCAGCAGGACGATTCTATGAGGGTCCTCTACTACATGGAGAAGGAGCTGGCGAACTTCGATCCCACCAGACCGGGACCTCAAAATGGCAGATTTGAGAACA CATGTGCAATGAGTGAGGTCAGCTCGTTACACGAGGACGATCACCGAAATAACCTGCGTAACGATCTCGGCCGTTTGCGGAATCAGGCCATGTCTCCGATCCAGGACATCGAGTTGGAAAGTCTCCCGGAGAGCGGCTACCGCCGTCCCCCGCAGCGACCACACGACTACAACGACGACTTGTACCGCGGCGAGAGGCGAGCGCGTACCCGATCCATGGACGACTTGGACGACCTGGAGAGAAGAGATCGGTACCGCGACCCTCCTGACAACCGAAGCCGAGGAAGACGAAGCTCGGAAGATGACGACAGCAGCAGAGGCTACGGCCGGGGAAGAGACGCACGCTCCCCGGACCCCCGCGACGAGTATTACGGGGGTAAAAGGAGCAGGAGTAGAGACGACCTCCGGGATTACGACCGCTCCCGCCAGGACCCGGAGTATGACGACCGCTTCCTCGAAGACGCCCTGAGAAGGAAGCAGCAGCAGAGAGCTGGCAGCCGCGATGGATTGGATAGCGTCGCCAATTCCTCTCGCTCGGAAGGCAGAAGAAACAACCGCCGCAACGATGATGATGACGATTTCCCACCGCCACCTCCGCCGTATACCGAGAGCGAGTCTGTATCTTCACGAGGGAAGAAGCTGAAAAAG GGCGAAGCTCTGAGCCGGGAAAGTCTCATCGTGTGA